A single genomic interval of Thermococcus sp. harbors:
- the rpmC gene encoding 50S ribosomal protein L29 produces MKPSEIRDMTIEEIDKKIRELRLELAKERGVLTMGASMENPMVIRNLRRDIARLLTIRNEKLREKKG; encoded by the coding sequence ATGAAGCCCAGTGAGATTAGGGACATGACCATCGAGGAGATCGACAAGAAGATAAGGGAGCTCCGCCTTGAGCTTGCCAAGGAGCGTGGTGTGCTCACCATGGGGGCCTCCATGGAGAATCCCATGGTCATCCGCAATCTTAGGCGCGACATAGCGCGCCTGCTTACCATAAGGAATGAAAAGCTTAGGGAGAAAAAAGGGTGA
- a CDS encoding 30S ribosomal protein S4e codes for MARKGPKRHLKRLAAPTAWYIPRKAHKWAVRPSPGPHNMKTSIPLLYIVRDYLGYAKTAREARKILNEGKVLVDGRVRKDYRFPVGIMDVISIPETGEHYRVLPNRIGKLILHPISEEEAKIKPFRINNKRMVKGAKVQLNLHDGSNHLVSLVEKDAYRTSYTVIMQVPERQIIKVLPFEVGAYVFVTQGKNVARKGRIVEVRQFPMGWPDVVTIKDENGELFDTLKEYAFVVGKEKPEISLP; via the coding sequence ATGGCGAGAAAGGGCCCAAAGAGGCATCTTAAGAGGCTTGCCGCTCCCACGGCTTGGTACATCCCTAGGAAGGCCCACAAGTGGGCCGTCCGCCCGAGCCCGGGACCGCACAACATGAAGACATCAATTCCTCTGCTCTACATCGTCAGGGACTACCTCGGCTACGCAAAGACCGCCCGTGAGGCCAGGAAGATACTCAATGAGGGCAAGGTTCTCGTTGACGGTCGCGTTAGGAAGGACTACCGCTTCCCGGTTGGCATAATGGACGTCATCTCGATACCAGAGACCGGCGAGCACTACAGGGTTCTCCCGAACAGGATAGGAAAGCTCATACTCCACCCGATAAGCGAGGAAGAGGCCAAGATTAAGCCCTTCAGAATAAACAACAAGCGCATGGTCAAGGGGGCAAAGGTTCAGCTCAACCTCCACGACGGAAGCAACCACCTCGTGAGCCTTGTTGAGAAGGACGCCTACAGAACATCCTACACCGTCATAATGCAGGTTCCCGAAAGGCAGATCATCAAGGTGCTTCCCTTTGAGGTCGGCGCCTACGTCTTCGTTACCCAGGGTAAGAACGTTGCAAGGAAGGGCAGGATTGTCGAGGTCAGGCAGTTCCCGATGGGCTGGCCGGACGTCGTCACCATCAAGGACGAGAACGGTGAGCTCTTCGATACCCTGAAGGAGTACGCCTTCGTCGTTGGAAAGGAGAAGCCCGAGATTTCCCTGCCGTGA
- a CDS encoding 50S ribosomal protein L23, with amino-acid sequence MDPYKVIIRPLVTEKAVSLIERENKLTFIVDRRATKADIKRAVEEMFNVKVEKVNTLITMKGEKKAYVKLKPEYDASEIAARLGLF; translated from the coding sequence ATGGATCCGTATAAGGTCATCATAAGGCCCCTCGTCACCGAGAAGGCCGTCTCCCTGATAGAGAGGGAGAACAAGCTCACCTTCATAGTTGACAGGAGGGCAACCAAGGCAGACATCAAGAGGGCCGTGGAAGAGATGTTCAACGTCAAGGTCGAGAAGGTGAACACGCTGATCACAATGAAGGGTGAGAAGAAGGCCTACGTCAAGCTCAAGCCCGAATACGACGCGAGTGAGATAGCGGCAAGGTTGGGATTGTTCTGA
- a CDS encoding 30S ribosomal protein S3: protein MAIERYFIREGVKEMLIDEYLEKELRRAGYGGLDIKKTPLGTKVIIFAASPGYVIGRGGRRIRELTRTLERKFGLENPQIEVEEIKNPYLNAKVQAVRLAQALERGIHFRRAAYSAIRAIMRNGARGVEIRLSGKLTGERAKSVRFYQGYLAKVGNPAETLVSKGYAQALLKLGVIGVKVAIMPPEAKLPDEIEVKEIVEEEVSGNEAQ, encoded by the coding sequence TTGGCGATCGAGAGATACTTCATCAGGGAAGGCGTTAAGGAGATGCTCATCGACGAGTACCTTGAGAAGGAACTCAGAAGAGCCGGCTACGGTGGGCTCGACATAAAGAAGACCCCCCTCGGAACAAAGGTGATAATCTTCGCTGCAAGCCCCGGCTACGTCATTGGAAGGGGCGGAAGGAGGATAAGAGAACTTACCAGGACCCTTGAGAGGAAGTTCGGACTTGAGAACCCCCAGATCGAAGTCGAGGAGATCAAGAACCCCTACCTCAACGCCAAGGTTCAGGCGGTTCGCTTGGCTCAGGCCCTTGAGAGGGGTATACACTTCAGGAGAGCTGCCTATTCAGCGATCAGAGCCATCATGAGGAACGGTGCTCGCGGTGTCGAGATTCGCCTGAGCGGGAAGCTCACCGGCGAGAGGGCCAAGAGCGTCCGCTTCTACCAGGGTTACCTCGCCAAGGTCGGAAACCCGGCCGAAACCCTCGTCAGCAAGGGCTATGCTCAAGCTCTGCTCAAGCTCGGTGTCATAGGTGTCAAGGTCGCCATAATGCCGCCCGAGGCCAAGCTTCCGGATGAGATTGAGGTCAAGGAGATAGTCGAGGAAGAGGTGAGCGGAAATGAAGCCCAGTGA
- a CDS encoding 30S ribosomal protein S8, producing the protein MTLLDPLANALSHITNSERVGKKEVYIKPASKLIGEVLRVMQENGYIGEFEFIDDGRAGIYRVQLIGKINKAGAIKPRFPVKARDYESWEKRFLPAFEFGILIVSTSQGVMTHKEAREKGIGGRLIAYVY; encoded by the coding sequence ATGACTTTGCTTGATCCGCTGGCGAACGCGCTCTCACACATAACCAACAGCGAGAGGGTTGGCAAGAAGGAAGTCTACATAAAGCCCGCCTCAAAGCTCATCGGCGAAGTGCTGAGAGTCATGCAGGAGAACGGCTACATAGGCGAGTTCGAGTTCATCGACGACGGAAGGGCCGGCATCTACAGGGTTCAGCTCATAGGCAAGATAAACAAGGCCGGTGCAATAAAACCCCGCTTCCCCGTCAAGGCGAGGGACTACGAGAGCTGGGAAAAGAGGTTCCTTCCAGCGTTTGAGTTCGGTATCCTAATAGTCTCGACCTCCCAGGGAGTTATGACCCACAAGGAGGCCCGTGAGAAGGGCATTGGCGGAAGGCTGATAGCCTACGTCTACTGA
- a CDS encoding 30S ribosomal protein S14 has translation MAKADYNKRKPRKFGKGARRCMRCGQYGPVIRIHGLMLCRHCFREVAPKLGFKKYE, from the coding sequence ATGGCGAAGGCTGACTACAACAAGAGGAAGCCGAGAAAGTTTGGTAAGGGCGCGAGAAGGTGCATGCGTTGCGGTCAGTACGGCCCTGTCATCAGGATACACGGCCTTATGCTCTGCAGGCATTGCTTCCGTGAGGTCGCCCCAAAACTCGGCTTCAAGAAGTATGAGTGA
- a CDS encoding 30S ribosomal protein S19: MARKKEFRYRGYTLDELLNMSLEEFAKLLPSRQRRSLKRGLSPEQKKLLRKIRLAKKGKYKKPIRTHSRDMVILPEMVGMTIHVHNGKEFVPVEIKPEMIGHYLGEFAMTRKVVQHGSPGVGATRSSMFVAIK, encoded by the coding sequence ATGGCGAGAAAGAAGGAGTTCAGGTATAGAGGTTACACCCTCGATGAGCTTCTCAACATGTCACTGGAGGAGTTCGCCAAGCTCCTCCCGAGCAGGCAGAGGAGGAGCCTAAAGAGGGGCCTTTCCCCGGAGCAGAAGAAGCTCCTCAGGAAGATAAGGCTCGCCAAGAAGGGCAAGTACAAGAAGCCCATAAGAACCCACAGCAGGGACATGGTTATCTTGCCAGAGATGGTTGGCATGACAATCCACGTCCACAACGGCAAGGAGTTCGTCCCGGTGGAAATAAAGCCTGAAATGATAGGTCACTATCTCGGAGAGTTCGCCATGACGAGGAAGGTCGTTCAGCACGGTTCACCGGGTGTTGGAGCAACCAGGTCGTCGATGTTCGTGGCAATCAAGTGA
- a CDS encoding 50S ribosomal protein L5, with product MQINREAILADWEAHPMRKPRIAKVTINIGVGESGERLTKAEKMLEGLVGQKPIRRRAKQTNRDFGIRRGEPIAVKVTLRGEKAYKMLDRLLEAVDRKLSVGNFDEHGNFCFGIQEHINIPGVEYDPEIGIFGMDVCVTLERPGFRIAKRKRQRRKIPNRHKLTKEEGIVFAIEELNAKVEGL from the coding sequence ATGCAGATAAACAGAGAGGCTATCCTAGCGGACTGGGAAGCTCACCCGATGAGGAAGCCGAGGATAGCGAAGGTCACCATAAACATAGGAGTTGGCGAGAGCGGTGAGAGGCTTACCAAAGCCGAGAAGATGCTCGAAGGACTCGTTGGCCAGAAGCCGATAAGGAGGCGCGCAAAGCAGACCAACAGGGACTTTGGCATAAGGCGCGGCGAGCCGATAGCGGTGAAGGTCACCCTCCGCGGTGAGAAGGCCTACAAAATGCTCGACAGGCTTTTGGAAGCAGTTGACAGGAAGCTCAGCGTCGGCAACTTCGACGAGCACGGAAACTTCTGCTTTGGAATCCAGGAGCACATAAACATCCCGGGCGTTGAGTACGACCCGGAGATAGGAATCTTCGGTATGGACGTCTGCGTGACCCTTGAGAGACCGGGCTTCAGGATAGCGAAGAGGAAGAGGCAGAGGAGGAAGATACCGAACAGGCACAAGCTGACGAAGGAGGAAGGTATCGTATTCGCGATTGAGGAGCTCAACGCCAAGGTGGAGGGATTGTGA
- a CDS encoding 50S ribosomal protein L3 yields MGKVHRPRRGSLAYSPRKRARSIVPRIKKWPQDSEVRMLGFAGYKAGMTHILMIDDSPGLTKGKEIFVPVTIVEVPPLFVYGIRAYKQGYLGLETATEVWFYDLNKYVKRRIKTLPKEYGEDAFNAKLGQLEDLVNDGEIVDIRLLVHTQPWLVKLKKKPEVMEYAIGGDDVKAKFAYAKEKIGKELRASEVLHEGELLDVIAVTKGKGTQGPVKRWGVKVQFHKAQRAGKGRHIGNLGPWHPARVMWTVPQAGQMGFHHRTEFNKRLIAIGENGKLKLDEKHEIEITPKGGFPHYGIVRSDFLMIEGSVPGSFKRIIRVRPAIRPPKKRPPVERPQITYVSRESKQ; encoded by the coding sequence ATGGGAAAGGTTCACAGACCAAGGAGAGGTTCACTCGCCTACTCCCCGAGGAAGAGGGCTAGGAGCATAGTCCCGAGAATCAAGAAGTGGCCACAGGACAGTGAGGTCAGGATGCTGGGCTTTGCAGGCTACAAGGCCGGAATGACCCACATCCTCATGATAGACGACAGCCCCGGACTCACGAAGGGCAAGGAGATATTCGTGCCCGTTACGATAGTCGAGGTTCCGCCACTCTTCGTTTACGGGATAAGGGCCTACAAGCAGGGCTACCTTGGCCTCGAAACAGCGACCGAGGTCTGGTTCTACGACCTCAACAAGTACGTCAAGAGGCGCATAAAGACCCTGCCCAAGGAGTATGGCGAAGATGCATTCAACGCCAAGCTCGGTCAGCTTGAGGACCTCGTCAACGACGGCGAGATAGTGGACATAAGGCTCCTCGTCCACACCCAGCCCTGGCTCGTCAAGCTCAAGAAGAAGCCTGAGGTAATGGAGTACGCCATCGGTGGCGACGACGTTAAAGCGAAGTTTGCCTACGCCAAAGAGAAGATCGGCAAGGAGCTCCGCGCTAGCGAGGTTCTCCACGAGGGTGAGCTCCTCGATGTCATAGCCGTCACCAAGGGCAAGGGAACCCAGGGCCCGGTTAAGCGCTGGGGCGTCAAGGTTCAGTTCCACAAGGCCCAGCGTGCTGGAAAGGGCAGGCACATCGGCAACCTCGGTCCCTGGCATCCGGCCAGGGTTATGTGGACCGTTCCGCAGGCAGGTCAGATGGGCTTCCACCACAGGACCGAGTTCAACAAGAGGCTCATCGCCATCGGTGAGAACGGCAAGCTCAAGCTCGACGAGAAGCACGAGATAGAGATCACCCCGAAGGGTGGCTTCCCGCACTACGGCATCGTAAGGAGCGACTTCCTTATGATTGAGGGAAGCGTTCCCGGTTCCTTCAAGAGAATAATCAGGGTTAGGCCGGCCATAAGGCCACCCAAGAAGAGACCGCCCGTTGAGAGGCCACAGATAACCTACGTCAGTAGGGAGTCCAAGCAGTGA
- a CDS encoding putative RNA uridine N3 methyltransferase: protein MAWHVFIPDSLLEETDDPKIRTYKVGQIARACAIFGVEHVWIYRAGGRDGRFIKTVLEYMETPQYLRKRLFPLLPELKYIGVVPPLRTPHHKLKGKPRVGEIREGFAFRKGKRIYADIGFDELALVEGNVRGRATFKIISVRPLRVIPAKPEEYWGYRVHLSGKPLAKTLKKAELDLVIATSRKGRDVRHAKIPPLEGEVGFVFGSPRRGVMELLEEKYEFDLVLNTIPNQRTKTVRTEEALLATLAIFNLMRRD, encoded by the coding sequence ATGGCCTGGCACGTCTTCATTCCAGATTCACTCCTTGAGGAGACCGATGACCCCAAGATAAGAACCTACAAGGTTGGACAAATAGCTAGGGCCTGTGCAATCTTCGGCGTCGAGCACGTATGGATATACCGGGCCGGCGGTAGGGACGGCAGGTTCATAAAAACCGTGCTTGAATACATGGAAACACCCCAGTATCTCAGGAAGCGGCTGTTCCCTCTCCTGCCCGAGCTCAAATACATCGGCGTCGTCCCCCCGCTGAGGACACCACACCACAAGCTCAAGGGAAAGCCCAGGGTTGGGGAAATCCGCGAGGGCTTCGCTTTCAGAAAGGGGAAGAGAATCTACGCTGATATAGGGTTCGATGAGCTCGCTCTGGTGGAGGGGAACGTGAGGGGGCGCGCAACCTTCAAGATTATCTCGGTGAGGCCATTAAGGGTAATACCAGCGAAACCGGAAGAATACTGGGGATACAGGGTTCACCTGAGTGGGAAACCGCTGGCAAAAACACTTAAAAAGGCCGAGCTGGACTTGGTCATCGCGACCTCAAGGAAGGGTCGCGATGTGAGGCACGCTAAAATCCCGCCCCTTGAGGGTGAGGTCGGGTTCGTGTTCGGCTCGCCGAGGAGGGGCGTTATGGAGTTGCTGGAGGAGAAGTACGAGTTCGACCTCGTGCTGAACACGATCCCGAACCAGCGGACCAAAACCGTCCGCACCGAGGAGGCACTACTGGCAACTCTCGCGATATTTAATCTCATGAGGAGGGATTGA
- a CDS encoding 50S ribosomal protein L2, whose product MGKSLIQQRRGKGSTTFRAPSHRYRGAVKYVPLNVTKEKTLRGEVVEILHDPGRTAPVARVKFEDGTEKLILAPEGVLVGQEVYIGPEAPIAIGNTLPLAKIPEGTYVYNIEGIPGDGGKYVRAGGTYALVVSRERGKVIVQLPSGELKQFKPECRATIGVVAGGGRLEKPIVKAGKAYYIAKARNRFWPKPRGVKMNAVNHPHGGKEHHIGRPSTVSRRAPPGRKVGHIAARRTGRRK is encoded by the coding sequence ATGGGAAAGAGTCTCATCCAGCAGAGGAGGGGTAAGGGAAGCACGACCTTTAGGGCACCCTCCCACCGCTACAGGGGTGCCGTGAAGTACGTCCCACTTAACGTCACGAAGGAGAAAACCCTCCGCGGTGAGGTCGTCGAGATACTCCACGACCCGGGGAGGACTGCCCCGGTTGCAAGGGTAAAGTTCGAGGACGGCACAGAAAAGCTCATCCTAGCCCCAGAAGGGGTTCTCGTTGGCCAGGAGGTCTACATAGGGCCTGAGGCTCCTATAGCCATAGGCAACACCCTTCCGCTGGCGAAGATACCGGAGGGAACCTACGTCTACAACATCGAGGGCATTCCTGGAGACGGCGGAAAGTACGTTAGGGCTGGAGGAACCTACGCCCTCGTCGTCAGCAGGGAGAGGGGAAAGGTCATCGTCCAGCTCCCGAGCGGTGAGCTGAAGCAGTTCAAACCCGAGTGCAGGGCAACGATAGGTGTTGTCGCTGGCGGTGGAAGGCTTGAGAAGCCGATCGTCAAGGCCGGTAAGGCCTACTACATAGCCAAGGCCAGAAACAGGTTCTGGCCGAAGCCGAGGGGCGTCAAGATGAACGCCGTCAACCACCCGCACGGTGGTAAGGAGCACCACATTGGAAGGCCTTCAACAGTCTCTAGAAGAGCCCCACCCGGAAGGAAGGTCGGTCACATAGCCGCGAGAAGAACCGGTAGGAGGAAGTGA
- a CDS encoding 50S ribosomal protein L14 has translation MAKKGAGATRGISPVRPTRALPVGAYLKVADNSGAKVIQIIGVVGYKGTRRRLASAGVGDMVIATVKKGRPDIRHQVVRAVIVRQRKEYRRLDGMRVKFEDNAAAIVTPEGVPRGTEIRGAIAREAAERWVRLGSIASIVL, from the coding sequence ATGGCCAAGAAGGGTGCCGGTGCAACCAGGGGAATTAGCCCCGTCAGGCCCACCCGTGCTTTGCCCGTTGGGGCCTACCTCAAGGTTGCCGACAACAGCGGAGCCAAGGTAATCCAGATTATAGGTGTCGTCGGCTACAAGGGGACGAGGAGGAGGCTCGCAAGCGCGGGCGTTGGCGACATGGTCATAGCTACCGTCAAGAAGGGAAGGCCCGACATCAGGCATCAGGTAGTTAGGGCCGTCATCGTCAGGCAGAGGAAAGAATACAGGAGGCTCGACGGCATGCGCGTCAAGTTTGAGGACAACGCGGCAGCTATAGTTACCCCCGAGGGTGTTCCGAGGGGAACCGAGATCAGGGGTGCCATTGCTAGAGAAGCAGCTGAAAGGTGGGTCAGGCTCGGAAGCATAGCGAGCATAGTGTTGTGA
- the rplX gene encoding 50S ribosomal protein L24, producing the protein MELNTRQPRKQRRFLYNAPLHLRGKIMSATLSKDLREKYGVRNLPIRVGDKVRIMRGDFRGKEGKVAEVDLKRYRIYVEGVTQKKTDGTEVFYPVHPSNVMIVELNLEDERREKIIKRRAE; encoded by the coding sequence ATGGAGTTGAACACGAGACAGCCGAGAAAGCAGAGGAGGTTCCTCTACAACGCTCCCCTTCACCTGAGGGGCAAGATAATGAGCGCAACCCTCAGCAAGGACCTGAGGGAGAAGTACGGAGTTAGGAACCTCCCAATCAGGGTTGGGGACAAGGTCAGGATCATGCGCGGTGACTTCAGGGGGAAGGAAGGAAAGGTCGCTGAGGTCGACCTCAAGAGGTACAGGATATACGTTGAGGGCGTCACCCAGAAGAAGACCGACGGAACCGAGGTGTTCTACCCGGTTCACCCGTCGAACGTCATGATTGTGGAGCTCAACCTTGAGGATGAGAGAAGGGAGAAGATAATTAAGAGGAGGGCTGAGTGA
- a CDS encoding 30S ribosomal protein S17: MREIGLKVQPPSEVCNDPRCPWHGNLKIHGRYFEGVVVSDKGKKTVVVERQYYHYLKKYERYELRRSKIHAHNPECINAKVGDRVLIAETRPISKTKSWVVVAVTKRAEHREGV; this comes from the coding sequence ATGAGAGAGATAGGATTGAAGGTTCAGCCTCCCTCTGAGGTTTGTAACGACCCCAGGTGCCCCTGGCACGGGAACCTCAAGATACACGGCAGGTACTTTGAGGGTGTAGTCGTCAGCGACAAGGGCAAGAAGACCGTAGTCGTTGAGAGACAGTACTACCACTACCTCAAAAAGTACGAGCGTTATGAGCTCAGGAGGAGCAAGATACACGCCCACAACCCCGAGTGCATCAACGCCAAGGTTGGCGACCGCGTTCTCATAGCGGAGACCAGACCGATAAGCAAGACCAAGAGCTGGGTTGTCGTCGCGGTAACCAAGAGAGCCGAGCACAGGGAGGGAGTGTGA
- a CDS encoding ribonuclease P protein component 1: MRRNGKERTDRAPGRPQRPYQEVAGRPWIFRGAHRGRVTAKNIIWHELIGLKAKIIRASHPELVGIEGYVLDETRNTLVIGGERVWIVPKDVVEIEFDLGDEKIRINGRELIGRPEMRLKKRWRK, translated from the coding sequence ATGCGGCGGAACGGTAAAGAAAGGACGGATAGAGCTCCAGGGAGACCACAGAGACCGTATCAAGAAGTTGCTGGCAGACCTTGGATTTTCAGAGGAGCTCATAGAGGTCGAGTGACGGCAAAAAACATAATCTGGCACGAGCTCATTGGACTGAAAGCAAAGATTATAAGGGCATCTCATCCAGAGCTGGTCGGCATCGAGGGCTACGTCCTCGACGAGACTAGGAACACCCTCGTGATAGGTGGGGAGAGGGTGTGGATTGTCCCGAAGGATGTGGTCGAGATAGAGTTTGACCTCGGCGATGAGAAGATTAGGATTAACGGTCGCGAACTAATCGGCAGGCCCGAGATGAGATTGAAAAAGAGGTGGCGGAAATGA
- the rplV gene encoding 50S ribosomal protein L22, producing MSRGRFSYSFQNFDPDRMARASGRDLRISPKHSVELLREIRGMMLNDALKYLDDVIAKKRPVPMRRFNDSQGHKPGKGFGPGRYPVKVAKAVKKILLNAKNNAEQKGLDVDRLKIIHAAAHRGPVLRGYIPRAFGRATPFNEETTHIEIVVEEIRR from the coding sequence ATGAGCAGGGGCAGGTTTTCCTACTCATTCCAAAATTTTGACCCCGACAGGATGGCGAGGGCGAGCGGAAGGGACTTAAGGATTTCGCCAAAGCACAGCGTTGAACTGCTCAGGGAAATCAGGGGAATGATGCTCAACGACGCCCTCAAGTACCTCGATGACGTCATAGCAAAGAAGAGGCCCGTTCCAATGAGGCGCTTCAACGACAGCCAGGGACACAAGCCGGGCAAGGGCTTCGGTCCCGGAAGGTATCCGGTCAAGGTGGCAAAAGCCGTCAAGAAAATACTCCTCAACGCCAAGAACAACGCGGAGCAGAAGGGCCTTGACGTTGACAGGCTCAAGATAATCCATGCCGCTGCCCACAGGGGCCCTGTCCTCAGGGGATACATCCCAAGGGCATTCGGTAGGGCAACCCCCTTCAACGAAGAAACAACCCACATAGAGATAGTCGTCGAGGAGATTAGGAGGTGA
- a CDS encoding 50S ribosomal protein L32e has translation MNEKARLLRIRAKLKRKKPRFLRQEWWRFPKFKNDPKWRRPKGIDSKMRLKKKGKPRSPSIGWSSPRAVRGLHPSGYEEVLVHNVKELEAIDPTRQAARIARTVGAKKRELIVARAKELGIKVLNAR, from the coding sequence ATGAACGAGAAGGCGAGACTCCTGAGGATAAGGGCCAAGCTCAAGAGGAAGAAGCCGAGGTTCCTCCGCCAGGAGTGGTGGAGGTTCCCCAAGTTCAAGAACGACCCCAAGTGGAGAAGGCCAAAGGGAATTGACAGCAAGATGAGGCTCAAGAAGAAGGGCAAGCCCCGCTCACCCAGCATAGGCTGGAGCTCTCCCAGGGCAGTCAGGGGACTTCACCCGAGCGGTTACGAGGAAGTCCTCGTTCACAACGTGAAGGAGCTCGAAGCCATAGACCCCACAAGGCAGGCAGCGAGGATAGCGAGAACCGTTGGTGCAAAGAAGAGGGAGCTTATCGTTGCAAGGGCTAAGGAGCTCGGGATTAAAGTTCTCAACGCGAGGTGA
- the yciH gene encoding stress response translation initiation inhibitor YciH, which yields MLFKEVLKEQQRIRVYIERARYGKLKTIIEGIDEKEFDLEDIAKKLKAKLACGGTVKKGRIELQGDHRDRIKKLLADLGFSEELIEVE from the coding sequence ATGCTCTTTAAGGAAGTGCTGAAGGAACAGCAGAGGATTAGGGTCTACATTGAGAGGGCCCGTTACGGAAAGCTTAAGACCATAATCGAGGGCATAGACGAGAAAGAGTTCGACCTTGAGGACATAGCAAAGAAACTGAAGGCGAAGCTGGCATGCGGCGGAACGGTAAAGAAAGGACGGATAGAGCTCCAGGGAGACCACAGAGACCGTATCAAGAAGTTGCTGGCAGACCTTGGATTTTCAGAGGAGCTCATAGAGGTCGAGTGA
- the rpl4p gene encoding 50S ribosomal protein L4 translates to MKVKVFNLEGEPVEEIELPKVFSTPYRPDLIRRAVIASWTHRIQPQGRSPYAGKRRVTENIGKGHGMARVERIKTSPRFAAFVPFARGGRRTHPPKVEKIIWEDINKKERRLAIMSAIAATANPDLVKARGHVIDNVPAFPLVVVDDLEKVFKTAQTREIFKKLGVWDDIERAKRNTKIRAGKGKMRGRRYKKAKGPLIVVAKNEGIVQGARNHPGVDVVTVDNLGVELLAPGTHPGRLTIWTKGAIERLREIYG, encoded by the coding sequence ATGAAGGTTAAGGTCTTTAATCTCGAAGGTGAGCCGGTGGAGGAGATAGAGCTCCCCAAGGTCTTCAGCACACCTTACAGGCCGGACCTCATAAGGAGGGCTGTAATCGCTTCATGGACGCACAGAATACAGCCTCAGGGAAGGAGCCCGTACGCCGGCAAGAGGCGCGTCACCGAGAACATCGGAAAGGGCCACGGCATGGCGAGGGTTGAGAGGATAAAGACCTCACCGAGGTTCGCAGCATTCGTTCCCTTCGCGAGGGGAGGCAGGAGAACCCACCCGCCGAAGGTCGAGAAGATAATCTGGGAGGACATCAACAAGAAGGAGCGCAGGTTGGCTATAATGAGCGCCATAGCTGCAACAGCTAATCCAGACCTCGTCAAGGCCAGGGGGCACGTTATAGACAACGTTCCGGCGTTTCCCCTCGTTGTAGTTGACGACCTTGAGAAGGTCTTCAAGACCGCCCAGACCAGGGAGATATTCAAGAAGCTCGGCGTCTGGGACGACATCGAGAGGGCAAAGAGGAACACCAAGATAAGGGCCGGAAAGGGTAAGATGCGCGGAAGGCGCTACAAGAAGGCCAAGGGTCCGCTCATAGTCGTTGCCAAGAACGAGGGAATCGTCCAGGGAGCGAGAAACCACCCGGGTGTCGATGTGGTTACCGTTGACAACCTCGGCGTTGAGCTCCTTGCCCCCGGAACGCACCCGGGAAGGCTGACCATATGGACAAAGGGAGCGATAGAGAGGCTTAGGGAGATTTACGGGTGA
- a CDS encoding 50S ribosomal protein L6: MPIDAWIREEVEIPEGVEVTVEGNTVKVKGPKGELEREFSYPGVQIFTEDGKVVVYKEFPRRKDVAIVRTFKAHIANMIKGVTEGFTYKLKVVYSHFPMTVKVQGDEVVIENFLGEKNPRRAKILPGVTVKVRGQEITVEGIDKEAVGQTAANIEQATRITKWDRRVFQDGIYIVEKAGKPIKF; encoded by the coding sequence ATGCCGATAGACGCGTGGATTCGTGAGGAAGTTGAGATACCAGAGGGAGTCGAGGTCACCGTTGAAGGTAATACGGTCAAGGTCAAGGGGCCGAAGGGAGAGCTTGAGAGGGAGTTCAGCTATCCGGGCGTTCAGATATTCACCGAAGACGGTAAGGTTGTAGTTTACAAGGAGTTCCCGAGGAGAAAGGATGTCGCCATAGTCAGGACCTTCAAGGCCCACATAGCCAACATGATCAAGGGCGTTACCGAGGGCTTCACATACAAGCTCAAGGTCGTTTACAGCCACTTCCCGATGACCGTCAAGGTTCAGGGAGACGAGGTGGTCATAGAGAACTTCCTCGGCGAGAAGAACCCGAGGAGGGCCAAGATACTCCCGGGAGTCACAGTCAAAGTTCGCGGTCAGGAGATAACGGTCGAGGGCATAGACAAGGAGGCTGTAGGTCAGACCGCTGCGAACATCGAGCAGGCGACGAGGATAACCAAGTGGGACAGGCGCGTCTTCCAGGATGGGATTTACATAGTTGAGAAGGCAGGCAAGCCGATTAAGTTCTGA